A genomic window from Photobacterium gaetbulicola Gung47 includes:
- a CDS encoding hypothetical protein (COG5463) → MKRSKHVVLASMKKNWRPVSMAPMTAVLATAALSGCSDSTEDAVIYQSLNDCIDDNPTYTEECQAAYQFALQEASRTAPKYNSRYDCEAEFGTNACMQPQGNNWFMPAMAGFMFARMIDRDRGGYYSQPMFRSYYPGSIFYDRWTTADGYDYGRSGYKKTTVRVSKDHMKPKPTVSRTISRGGFGSTVSAKSGWSSSRSSGGSKGWGG, encoded by the coding sequence ATGAAACGCAGTAAGCATGTCGTTCTCGCCAGTATGAAAAAAAACTGGCGTCCGGTGTCGATGGCACCGATGACCGCCGTCTTGGCAACCGCCGCACTCTCAGGTTGCAGCGACAGCACTGAAGACGCCGTCATCTATCAATCGCTCAACGACTGTATCGATGATAACCCCACTTACACCGAGGAGTGTCAGGCCGCCTACCAATTTGCCTTACAGGAGGCCTCCCGCACCGCGCCCAAGTATAACTCGCGCTACGATTGCGAGGCCGAGTTCGGCACCAACGCCTGTATGCAGCCACAGGGCAACAACTGGTTTATGCCAGCCATGGCCGGATTTATGTTTGCCCGGATGATCGACAGAGACCGCGGTGGTTATTATTCGCAGCCTATGTTTCGCTCCTATTATCCAGGGAGTATTTTCTATGACCGCTGGACCACGGCTGACGGCTATGACTACGGCCGCAGCGGCTACAAAAAAACCACAGTGCGGGTCAGTAAAGATCACATGAAACCCAAGCCAACCGTCAGCCGCACGATTTCTCGCGGGGGCTTCGGCTCAACCGTCTCTGCCAAATCGGGCTGGAGTAGCAGCCGATCCTCAGGAGGCAGCAAGGGATGGGGAGGCTGA
- a CDS encoding hypothetical protein (COG3766): protein MEVLTNSLAGLGAFLLYFALSLAFLLLFKFVYVRFTPHDEWKLVKEEQNIAAAIGLSGSIIGYCLAIAGAASNSVNLIDFAIWGVVALFAQLIAFAILRFGFMPKIVERIEAGEIPAGIVMAATSVSVGLLNAACMTY, encoded by the coding sequence ATGGAAGTACTGACCAACTCACTCGCCGGCCTCGGCGCATTTCTGCTCTACTTTGCCTTATCGCTGGCATTTCTGCTGTTGTTCAAGTTTGTCTACGTCCGCTTCACCCCGCACGACGAGTGGAAGCTGGTCAAGGAGGAGCAAAATATCGCGGCAGCCATCGGCCTGTCGGGTTCTATCATCGGTTACTGCCTGGCCATTGCTGGCGCGGCGAGTAACTCGGTCAACCTGATCGACTTTGCCATTTGGGGCGTGGTGGCCTTGTTTGCCCAGTTAATTGCCTTTGCAATTTTACGTTTTGGCTTTATGCCGAAGATTGTCGAGCGTATCGAAGCTGGCGAGATCCCGGCCGGTATTGTCATGGCGGCAACCTCTGTGTCCGTCGGCCTGCTCAACGCCGCCTGCATGACATACTAA
- a CDS encoding hypothetical protein (COG1879), whose product MFDWFKKKQPQTPPPSSPEILGLRLGGAFELDDLKLRLIEPDLIIEGASRTQLIKAVGEVRLDEQTRLLRYYTDDDGFIQVLTHGPTEADVSEVKLYYFYESRPIDTQSQWQHLLDHEIVKPSWELEGFQFTKVWDNIRPVAMTEKTWLENGTSSDTDQFVMIYERDLGNGLFESLLVAGEEKIYRNQAERCMAISTGIDLSPTDFKLIG is encoded by the coding sequence ATGTTCGACTGGTTCAAGAAAAAGCAACCCCAAACGCCCCCGCCCAGTAGCCCTGAAATTCTGGGCTTGCGGCTCGGCGGAGCCTTTGAGCTTGATGATTTGAAACTGCGGCTAATAGAGCCGGATCTGATCATTGAGGGCGCTTCCCGTACCCAGCTGATCAAAGCCGTCGGCGAAGTCCGTCTCGACGAGCAAACTCGGCTACTGCGCTATTACACCGATGACGATGGATTCATCCAGGTACTCACCCACGGCCCCACCGAGGCGGACGTCAGCGAAGTCAAACTGTATTACTTTTACGAGTCACGCCCAATCGATACCCAGAGCCAGTGGCAACACTTGCTGGATCATGAAATCGTCAAACCCAGCTGGGAATTGGAAGGCTTTCAATTTACTAAGGTATGGGACAACATTCGTCCGGTTGCGATGACAGAAAAGACCTGGCTCGAAAACGGCACTAGCAGTGACACCGATCAGTTCGTAATGATATACGAGCGAGATCTCGGCAATGGGCTGTTCGAGTCCCTGCTCGTCGCTGGCGAGGAGAAGATTTACCGCAACCAAGCCGAACGCTGTATGGCTATCAGCACCGGGATTGACTTATCGCCGACGGATTTCAAGCTCATCGGCTAA
- a CDS encoding putative potassium channel related protein (COG1226) gives MSLWLLFRRWAAHQFHALSGRNLLLLVIGYTIISYALLSAVGESALVQSPTDFLYYLVVSASTVGYGDMSPTTVAGKWVVMLFVIPGGLGLFALAVGRVASAFIDYWKQGLLGRRRVSVENHILVLGWNEQRTLHLIKMLQYEEKGHRAIVLCVRPDIENPLPGEIEFVRTPSFTDSHAMAKAGIETASCIVIDNSEDDVTLSAALFCANQNPNAHILAYFNDESLSDLLKMHCPNVECIPSVAVEMLAKAAIDPGSSELHHELLSTHKGMTQYAVQYPASASPSTVAPLFSGFKQQYEAILIAIDAGQGVELNPPLDREVPPGAKLFYIADERVEQINWSKCT, from the coding sequence ATGTCATTATGGCTTTTATTTCGCCGCTGGGCGGCTCACCAGTTCCATGCGCTAAGTGGCAGAAACCTCCTCCTACTGGTGATCGGCTATACCATTATCAGTTATGCCCTGCTGTCAGCGGTTGGGGAGTCTGCGCTAGTCCAGAGCCCAACCGACTTCCTGTACTACTTGGTCGTCAGCGCTTCCACCGTAGGCTACGGCGATATGTCACCGACAACCGTGGCCGGAAAGTGGGTCGTGATGCTGTTTGTGATCCCCGGCGGGCTTGGGCTGTTTGCCTTAGCCGTCGGCAGGGTCGCCAGCGCCTTTATTGATTATTGGAAACAAGGACTGTTAGGCCGGAGGAGAGTCTCGGTGGAAAACCACATTTTAGTGCTGGGGTGGAACGAGCAGCGTACCCTGCACCTGATCAAAATGCTGCAATACGAAGAGAAAGGCCACCGCGCCATTGTACTGTGTGTTCGACCAGATATTGAAAACCCGCTTCCCGGCGAGATTGAGTTCGTCCGTACGCCCAGCTTCACCGACAGCCACGCCATGGCAAAAGCCGGGATCGAAACCGCAAGCTGCATCGTGATCGACAACAGCGAAGACGACGTGACCCTGTCCGCCGCCTTGTTCTGCGCCAACCAAAACCCCAATGCCCATATCCTGGCCTACTTCAATGACGAATCATTGAGTGATCTTCTCAAGATGCATTGCCCCAACGTAGAGTGCATCCCTTCAGTGGCGGTCGAAATGCTGGCCAAAGCGGCTATCGATCCGGGATCCAGCGAGTTGCACCACGAACTGCTCAGTACCCACAAGGGGATGACCCAGTATGCGGTCCAATACCCTGCCAGTGCCAGCCCTAGCACCGTTGCCCCACTGTTTAGCGGCTTCAAGCAGCAATACGAGGCTATCCTTATTGCCATAGACGCAGGCCAAGGCGTCGAGCTGAATCCACCGCTGGATCGGGAAGTCCCTCCCGGTGCCAAACTGTTCTATATTGCCGACGAGCGTGTCGAGCAAATCAATTGGTCTAAATGCACCTAA